The following proteins are co-located in the Flavobacteriales bacterium genome:
- a CDS encoding FG-GAP-like repeat-containing protein, translating into MKKSLLTCFGIGGLMISANAQLAFTDASARLSNGLNSGCPITVVDWNNDGMDDIVRLDQGYILVIDEQRPGQNFVTHNFGAVGSGSGWAWGMAVADFDNNGYKDVVAGGYSTSYPLRVLMMNANGTSVTVQNLSPGNFFVQNITLGDFDNDGSTDIFSCDDNAPAHIFLNNGSGTFSASTIINFDITPGQTSGTSNDDSGNYGSVYTDFDNDGDLDLYIAKCRQAVTGPGATSDPRRINIMFRNNGDGTYTEMATSANIAVGWQSWTACFGDVDNDNDFDLVLTNHDHESQLYINDGSGVYTENTTSGITTSGMTPIETLFADFDNDTYIDLLIGGSSNFKFFHNNGDLTFSEVTNLFGSSIIYAPANGDLNHDGFMDLAVSYANIYTSPSSTDDKIWFNNKNSNHFVVVDLKGTTSNIDAIGARVSIYGAWGVQTREVRAGESYGTQNSGFAHFGLGSATSIDSIVIDWPTSGSQTIYDPAPDQFISVIENDCVSPVAASITSSNGSYAFCTGQSVTLSAPAGYTYLWSNGATTQSIVVNATGEFNVLVSAAGNNCGSLSPTVSVTQNPDETPSVSANGPTEFCYGESVVLSGSSHPNGYSWSNGETTQSITVTDAGTYSMTVQGACGNFTSTPITVSVNAATAPTTSDVNIPVPGTANLTATGTTISWYDAASGGNLVGTGNNWTTPFINTTTTYYAEDVATFTGGTATGGKPYVTGANVYSGNTTNAKMYFDVTEACTLNTVKVYTDIAGTRLIQLYSSGGTLLNSASVNIPVDSSDITLNFALTPGTGYYLTTDAITNQAIPGWGNPGPRLKRNSGDVAYPYAVGSSISITGNNQGTTLYYYFYDWHITLPDFDCPGPRSSATVTVGAVGIGELSENGFNVYPNPAKDMLYISSSNGNYSVEMYDVTGRVVYTKTTTSGNSQIDVNEMVPGVYFIRLENASGKSIRKIIVE; encoded by the coding sequence ATGAAGAAAAGTTTACTTACGTGTTTTGGTATTGGAGGATTGATGATTTCTGCAAATGCGCAATTAGCATTTACAGATGCATCTGCACGTCTTTCCAATGGCCTTAACAGTGGTTGTCCAATTACCGTTGTGGATTGGAACAATGACGGAATGGACGATATCGTTCGTCTTGATCAGGGTTATATTCTTGTAATCGATGAGCAACGTCCGGGTCAGAATTTTGTAACCCACAATTTCGGAGCAGTTGGAAGCGGTTCCGGTTGGGCATGGGGTATGGCAGTTGCCGATTTCGACAATAACGGTTATAAAGACGTTGTTGCGGGTGGTTACTCCACTTCCTATCCTCTTCGTGTTTTAATGATGAATGCGAATGGTACTTCAGTAACCGTTCAGAATTTAAGTCCGGGAAATTTCTTTGTGCAGAACATCACCCTGGGTGATTTTGACAATGATGGTTCTACCGACATTTTTTCGTGTGATGACAATGCTCCGGCGCATATTTTCCTGAACAACGGATCCGGAACATTTAGTGCATCCACCATCATCAATTTCGATATTACACCTGGTCAAACCTCCGGTACATCGAATGATGATTCCGGAAACTATGGTTCAGTTTATACCGATTTCGACAACGACGGTGATCTTGATTTATACATTGCAAAATGTCGCCAGGCCGTAACTGGTCCGGGTGCAACCAGCGATCCACGCCGTATCAATATCATGTTCCGTAACAACGGAGATGGTACCTATACCGAAATGGCAACTTCTGCAAACATTGCAGTAGGATGGCAAAGTTGGACCGCTTGTTTTGGTGATGTGGACAATGACAATGATTTCGATTTAGTTCTTACGAATCACGATCATGAAAGTCAACTCTACATCAATGACGGTTCTGGTGTATATACTGAAAATACAACTTCAGGAATCACTACATCAGGTATGACTCCAATTGAAACTTTGTTTGCGGATTTCGATAACGATACTTACATCGACTTATTAATTGGTGGTTCCAGCAACTTTAAGTTTTTCCATAACAATGGAGATTTAACCTTTTCGGAAGTAACCAATCTTTTCGGAAGCAGCATTATTTATGCACCTGCAAATGGAGATTTAAATCATGATGGATTTATGGACTTAGCGGTTTCATATGCTAACATCTATACCTCTCCTTCTTCTACCGACGACAAAATCTGGTTTAACAATAAAAACTCCAATCATTTTGTAGTTGTAGATTTAAAAGGTACCACATCTAATATCGACGCTATTGGTGCACGTGTTTCCATTTATGGCGCATGGGGTGTTCAAACACGCGAAGTTCGTGCAGGAGAATCTTACGGTACTCAAAACAGCGGATTCGCTCATTTTGGTTTAGGTTCTGCAACCAGCATTGATTCAATTGTTATCGACTGGCCGACTTCAGGATCACAAACCATTTACGATCCGGCTCCTGATCAGTTTATTTCTGTAATTGAAAACGATTGCGTATCACCTGTGGCTGCATCCATTACTTCCAGCAATGGATCGTATGCATTCTGTACCGGACAATCCGTTACCTTATCTGCACCTGCAGGATATACTTACTTGTGGTCGAACGGAGCAACTACTCAATCGATCGTAGTTAATGCAACCGGTGAATTTAATGTATTGGTTTCTGCAGCAGGAAACAACTGCGGATCTTTATCTCCTACAGTTTCTGTAACTCAAAATCCGGATGAAACACCAAGCGTTTCTGCGAATGGTCCAACCGAATTTTGCTATGGAGAATCAGTGGTATTAAGCGGAAGCTCTCACCCGAACGGTTATAGCTGGTCGAACGGTGAAACCACCCAATCCATTACCGTAACTGATGCCGGAACTTATTCGATGACAGTTCAAGGTGCTTGTGGAAACTTCACATCCACTCCGATTACTGTATCAGTAAATGCAGCTACTGCTCCAACAACTTCCGATGTAAATATTCCTGTTCCCGGAACGGCTAACCTTACTGCTACCGGTACTACCATTTCATGGTACGATGCAGCAAGCGGAGGAAATTTAGTTGGTACTGGTAATAACTGGACCACTCCATTCATCAACACTACTACAACTTATTATGCAGAAGATGTTGCCACCTTTACAGGAGGAACTGCTACAGGTGGTAAACCATATGTAACAGGAGCAAATGTGTACAGCGGAAATACAACTAATGCAAAAATGTATTTCGATGTAACTGAAGCTTGCACGTTAAACACTGTGAAAGTGTATACTGATATCGCAGGAACTCGTTTAATTCAACTTTACAGCTCAGGCGGAACATTACTTAATTCTGCTTCAGTGAACATCCCTGTTGACTCCAGCGATATCACGTTAAATTTCGCTTTAACTCCTGGTACTGGATATTATCTTACAACTGATGCAATCACCAACCAAGCTATTCCCGGATGGGGAAATCCTGGTCCACGTTTAAAACGTAACTCAGGCGACGTTGCTTATCCTTATGCTGTTGGTAGCTCGATTTCAATTACGGGTAACAACCAGGGTACAACCTTGTATTACTACTTCTACGATTGGCATATCACTTTACCTGACTTTGATTGTCCTGGTCCACGCTCTTCTGCCACTGTAACGGTAGGTGCTGTTGGAATTGGTGAACTTTCGGAAAATGGTTTCAATGTATATCCAAATCCGGCCAAAGACATGCTTTACATTTCTTCTTCCAACGGAAACTATTCTGTAGAAATGTATGATGTAACAGGACGTGTTGTTTATACAAAAACTACAACAAGCGGTAATTCTCAGATCGACGTGAACGAAATGGTACCTGGTGTATATTTCATTCGTCTCGAAAATGCTTCGGGTAAATCTATCCGTAAAATTATCGTTGAATAA
- a CDS encoding NifU family protein: MSEIHSKIEAAIHKIRPFLEADGGDIELVRITDDLVAHVRLLGACSSCSMSVMTMKAGVEETIRKEVPEIKAVIAVKDESLAAH; the protein is encoded by the coding sequence ATGAGCGAAATTCATTCCAAAATAGAAGCTGCAATTCATAAAATCCGTCCTTTTTTAGAAGCAGATGGTGGCGATATCGAGTTGGTTCGTATTACGGATGACCTGGTAGCCCATGTTCGCTTATTGGGAGCATGCAGTAGTTGCAGTATGTCGGTAATGACCATGAAAGCGGGTGTGGAAGAAACCATCCGTAAAGAGGTTCCTGAAATTAAAGCCGTAATTGCCGTTAAGGATGAAAGTCTGGCAGCGCATTAA
- a CDS encoding Mrp/NBP35 family ATP-binding protein yields MIDKVKEALSNVIEPDLKKDLIALDLVSDIQINENVISLTVRINNPALHSRKRMEEACRFAIERFLGKDYQVNVNVIALGADRAPEQRSILPGVKNIVAISSGKGGVGKSTVTANLAAGLAKKGYKVGLIDADIYGPSMPIMFDCQHEKPMAIDVDGKSLIKPIESYGVKLLSIGFFAELDQAIVWRGAMASKALTQMFRDTYWGELDYMLIDLPPGTSDIHLSLVQLVPLTGAVIVSTPQQIALADARKGVAMFKLDSVKVPVLGMIENMAYFTPAELPENKYYIFGQGGARQLSEQLEVPFLGEIPLVQSIRESGDAGRPAVLQEGTPTAIAFELLVANFVEQVNWRNNHLAPTKPVQTTGG; encoded by the coding sequence ATGATCGACAAAGTAAAAGAAGCGCTGTCTAATGTCATTGAACCCGATTTAAAAAAGGATTTGATTGCATTGGATCTGGTTTCGGATATTCAGATAAATGAGAATGTAATTTCTCTTACCGTTCGTATCAATAATCCTGCTTTACATTCGAGGAAACGGATGGAGGAAGCTTGTCGTTTTGCCATTGAACGATTTTTAGGGAAGGATTATCAGGTGAATGTAAACGTTATTGCTCTTGGGGCCGACCGTGCACCTGAACAGCGTTCGATTTTGCCAGGTGTAAAAAATATAGTTGCCATTTCATCTGGAAAAGGTGGCGTAGGTAAATCAACAGTAACGGCCAATCTCGCTGCGGGACTCGCAAAAAAAGGGTACAAGGTTGGATTGATTGATGCAGATATTTACGGTCCCTCCATGCCCATCATGTTCGATTGTCAGCATGAAAAACCTATGGCAATTGATGTGGACGGCAAATCGCTGATAAAGCCCATTGAAAGTTACGGGGTGAAATTGTTATCCATTGGTTTTTTTGCCGAGTTGGACCAGGCCATTGTTTGGCGTGGAGCTATGGCATCAAAGGCCTTAACACAGATGTTCCGCGATACCTATTGGGGAGAATTGGATTACATGCTCATCGATTTACCTCCGGGCACAAGTGATATTCATTTAAGTTTAGTTCAATTGGTTCCTTTAACCGGGGCTGTTATTGTGTCTACTCCGCAACAAATTGCATTAGCCGATGCCCGCAAAGGAGTGGCTATGTTTAAACTCGATTCCGTAAAAGTTCCGGTGTTGGGTATGATCGAAAACATGGCCTATTTTACACCCGCAGAACTTCCGGAAAATAAATACTACATATTCGGACAAGGCGGTGCAAGGCAATTATCCGAGCAATTGGAAGTGCCTTTTCTTGGGGAAATTCCACTCGTTCAGAGTATCCGCGAAAGCGGCGATGCAGGCCGTCCTGCTGTATTACAGGAAGGAACGCCCACAGCTATTGCTTTTGAATTATTAGTGGCTAACTTTGTTGAGCAGGTCAATTGGAGAAACAATCACCTTGCACCGACCAAACCAGTACAAACCACAGGAGGATAA
- a CDS encoding T9SS type A sorting domain-containing protein, with protein MKKSVFIILISLAVVTVMGKKVETKSLFRSHVKNVMHHNVTQNRAPLAQDEYFMHSFNCGGCHGPDPSAIAMVDNNGTDVNLYSDWRTSMMALSAIDPLWRAKVSQEITVNPGHADELQSTCTKCHAPTGRYTAEYKGLLPYTIADLENDSLGLDGVSCSGCHAIDPSVGTTFSGNIPYDTVHYGPDGFRAEYGPFDNPVQGNMQLYVGINPTFSTHVSEGRMCSSCHTLITNTADLSGNLTGGQFIEQATFHEWKNSAYPASFTTCQTCHMPQIEDPVILMVGSIGLAPRSPFNLHYFNGANSYMVNLIKNNKSALGLDSIPDKDFDSTLATIGRQLKQNTAKLTFTQTPYVGNDTLYVDLEVRNKAGHKFPSGYPSRRAFVQLVVTDAANGDTLFKSGVVDNTGEIVNNTGPYQNHYTMINSEMQTQIYEMIMGDVNGNKTTVLERAAQPLKDNRLPPFGFSTSHQSYDTTKIIGGALNDPDFNWNGGTEGTGKDVVHYHIPLGGFSGNVNVTAKILYQTINPGWLSEMFALNTAPIDAFRNMYQNSDVSPIVVDSIAIGGISFYTGLNPSLRSQLKIYPNPSRDGLVMISSSSVEIQEIELYDLSGKKLTINSIDYFQSIKMLRLPAYSGIFILRIRTEKGWISEKIIRITE; from the coding sequence TTGAAAAAGTCGGTCTTTATAATTCTTATTTCTCTTGCGGTTGTTACCGTAATGGGTAAAAAAGTTGAAACGAAATCCTTGTTTCGTTCGCATGTAAAAAACGTAATGCATCATAACGTAACTCAAAACCGTGCTCCTCTTGCACAGGATGAGTATTTCATGCATTCATTTAATTGCGGAGGTTGTCATGGACCGGATCCCAGTGCCATTGCCATGGTAGACAACAACGGAACCGATGTAAATCTCTATTCCGATTGGCGCACCAGCATGATGGCCCTTTCTGCTATTGATCCTCTGTGGAGAGCGAAAGTGAGTCAGGAAATCACCGTTAATCCGGGACATGCCGATGAATTGCAAAGCACCTGTACAAAATGCCACGCCCCTACCGGAAGATATACCGCCGAATACAAAGGATTACTCCCCTACACCATTGCTGACCTTGAAAATGATTCATTAGGACTTGATGGCGTTTCCTGCAGTGGATGTCACGCTATTGATCCCAGCGTTGGCACTACCTTCTCCGGAAATATCCCTTACGATACGGTGCATTATGGTCCCGATGGATTCCGTGCAGAGTATGGTCCATTCGATAATCCCGTACAAGGCAATATGCAATTGTATGTTGGAATTAATCCCACATTCAGCACACACGTAAGTGAAGGAAGAATGTGTTCCTCTTGCCATACACTGATTACGAATACAGCGGATTTGTCGGGTAATTTAACCGGCGGACAATTCATTGAGCAAGCAACATTCCACGAATGGAAAAACTCGGCCTACCCGGCTTCATTTACTACTTGTCAGACCTGCCACATGCCGCAAATCGAAGATCCGGTGATTTTAATGGTGGGTAGTATTGGACTTGCACCTCGTTCTCCATTTAACCTTCACTACTTCAACGGTGCCAATTCGTATATGGTGAATCTGATTAAAAACAATAAAAGTGCACTGGGATTGGATTCCATTCCCGATAAAGATTTCGATTCAACCCTTGCAACGATTGGTCGCCAATTAAAACAAAACACAGCGAAACTCACTTTCACGCAAACACCTTATGTTGGTAATGACACATTGTATGTTGACCTGGAAGTAAGAAACAAAGCAGGACATAAATTCCCCAGCGGATATCCATCACGACGTGCATTTGTGCAATTGGTTGTTACCGATGCTGCGAATGGAGATACGCTCTTTAAATCGGGAGTGGTAGATAATACCGGCGAAATTGTAAACAATACCGGTCCATATCAAAATCACTATACGATGATCAACAGCGAAATGCAAACGCAGATCTACGAAATGATTATGGGTGATGTGAATGGAAATAAAACCACCGTATTGGAACGTGCCGCTCAACCTTTAAAAGATAATCGTCTCCCACCTTTTGGTTTTAGCACATCACATCAAAGTTATGATACAACAAAAATCATTGGCGGCGCATTGAATGATCCGGATTTCAATTGGAATGGCGGCACAGAAGGAACCGGTAAGGATGTGGTTCATTATCACATTCCACTGGGAGGATTTTCAGGCAATGTAAATGTCACCGCAAAAATTTTATACCAAACCATTAATCCCGGTTGGTTAAGCGAAATGTTTGCACTAAATACAGCCCCCATCGATGCATTCCGAAACATGTATCAGAATTCGGATGTTAGTCCGATTGTGGTAGATAGTATTGCTATTGGAGGAATAAGTTTTTATACCGGACTCAATCCTTCATTGAGGAGCCAGCTAAAAATTTATCCGAATCCATCCCGAGATGGTCTTGTGATGATAAGTAGTTCTTCGGTAGAAATCCAAGAAATCGAACTTTATGATTTGAGTGGAAAAAAGCTGACAATCAACTCTATTGATTATTTCCAAAGCATCAAAATGCTTCGATTACCTGCTTATTCAGGAATTTTCATTCTGAGAATACGGACCGAAAAGGGCTGGATCAGCGAAAAAATTATCCGAATCACCGAGTGA